The Pseudofrankia sp. DC12 region TCGCCGATCGCCACGCCGAGCTTGTCCAGCAGCCCGCTGATCACCTGCTTGCCGCCGTAGACGCCGATCGAGCCGGTCAGCGTCGAGGGGCTGGCGACGATCGTGTCGGCGGCGAGCGCGACGAAGTAGCCACCCGAGGCGGCGACCGAGCCCATCGAGACGATGACCGGCCGGCCGGACGCACGGAACCGCTCCACCTCCCGGCGCACCAGGTCGGAGGCGACATAGGAGCCGCCGGGGCTGTCGACCCGGAAGACCGCGGCGGCGATGTCCGGGTCCTTGGCCGCCGCCCTGAAGGCCGCGCAGACCGTGTCGGCCGCCAGCATCCGACCACCGACCGGCGGCCCGGTTCGGCGCAGCACCACGGGGCCGGTGCCGTGGATGAGCGCGACGGCCGCGGTGCCGGGGTCGCGGTCCGCGGGGACGGCGACCGCCTCGTCCAGCTCCCCGAGGCCAGTCGGGCCGGGCACCGTCGCCGAGCGACGCGCCTCGCGCCGGTCCGGGCCGAGCAGGGACGCCACTGCGGCACCGGACGAGCGTGCCGCCCGCCGCAGCGGCGACGCCTCCTTGCGGGCGGCCGACCTGCGATAGGTGGCCAGGTACAGCGGGACCGGCGCCGCCCGCCGGCCGGGGGCGTCCTGGGCCGCGGCCGGCGCCGGGGAGGCGCCGGGCACAGCGGTCGGCGCGCCGACGGGTGGGGTGCGGCCGGGCTCGGCGGCGGGCGCCGCCGGGTCGGTGCGCGCTGTGGCCGCGGCCGCGTCGGCTCCCGCGGGCTGGTCAGCGCCGGCTCCGGCCGAGGCCGCCGTCACGCCACCGAGGTCGGCCGACCCGGCAGCCGAGGCCGAGCCTGGCGGAGGTACAGCGGCGGCGGCACCGACGGCCGCTGGCGGGGTCGGCTCAGGCGGCAGCGCCGCGGCCTCGGCTGGGCCGCCCACCCCGTTGGCCGACGGGCCGGAGGTCTCCGGCAGGGGTTCGGTCGGGTCCGTGGCCGCGGCGCGACGGCGGACGGCGGCGTAGACCTCGTCGCGGTAGCCGAGCCGGTCGACCAGGCCGGCCCGCAGCGCCGCCTGAGCCGACAACGGCCCGGCGTCGACGAGCCGGCGCACCCGGTCGGCTGGCAGCCGCCGGCCGGCCACGACGCCAGCGATGATCTCGTCAGCGGACGACTCGACCACCCGGGTGGTGGCCTCCAGGTGCGCGGAGGTGAAGCCGCGCTCCAGGAACGTGTTGACGGCGTTCTTGTACTCGTGCCGGGCGCCCAGCTCGGTCGCGACGCCGAGCCGGTCGAGGGCGTCCCGCAGGAACGGGGTGTGGCTGGCGACGCCGGTGAGCCCGAGGTCACCGGGCGGCGCGAGCCAGATCTGGTCGAACGCACAGGCCAGGTAGTAGGGAACCGTGCCGCCGCCGAACTCGCCGAACGTGTCCGCGTAGGCGATCGCGAACTTCCCGGCGGCCCGGAGCTCAGCGACGGCGTCGCGGATCTCCTGCACCCGCGCGATCGGCATCCCGCAGCTCGCGACATGCGCGACCAGCACCCGCGTCCTCGGGTCGAGCGCGGCGCGGCGCAGGCCGTCGACGATCTCGCGCAGTGTCTGGCGCCGTCGGCCGAACCGCGCGGTCAGCGGGTCGTCGACGATCCCCTCGACCGGGTCGACGGTCAGGTCCAGCTCGAGGATCAACGGGGCGTTGCGCCGCGCGGCCATCGCACGGATCTCGGCGAGCGCGTGGCGAGGCGTCGTCTCCATGGACCGAGGCTATGACCACACCAAACCTCACGTTCGGGCACATCACTCGCCCAACACGCCTCAACCGAGGGCGACTACTGTCCGATCCGGTCCGTCACCGCCTGCGCCGATCAGCGCGAGGTGGGAGACCACCGGGCCCGCCAGGCGGCGACGTCCTGGTCGGCGGGGTCGACGCCGTCCGCGTGGGCGGACTCCTCGGCGCCGGCGAGCCGGTCCCGGAAGGCCCGAGCCCGCGCCCGGAGCGCGGCCTCGGGGTCGACACCGGCCGCCGCCGCCAGGGCGACGGCAGCGAAAAGGAGCTCACCAACGCCTCGCTCGTCCAGGTCAGGGGCGGCGGCGTACGACGCGACGGCCGCAGCGAGGGACCGTCCTGACAGCGTCTCTGGGTGGGCCGCGGACCGCGGGGCGAGGTCGGCCGGGCTGGCGCCCTCGGTGAGCACCGGCGCGACGACGAGGTCGGCGGGCAGGCCGGCCTTGCGCGCGCGCCTCTGCAGCTTGGCGGCGAGCGAGAGGGCCGGCTGGGTCAGCGGGACCCCGTCGGTGACCGAGCGCCGGCCCTTCTCGGCCTTCTTGATGGCCTCCCAGTTGGTGACCACCTCGTCGGCCCCGGCGACGTCCACGTCGCCGAACACGTGCGGGTGGCGGCGGACCAGCTTGCTCGCGATGCCGTTCGCCACCTCGTCGACGTCGAAGCGCCCACCGCCCTCGTCGACGTGACCGTCGGTGGCGTCCTCGGCGACGCGGGCGTGAAAGACGACCTGCATGAGGACGTCGCCGAGCTCCTCGCGCAGCTCCACCGGGTCGGCGTCCTCCAGCGCCTGGTACGCCTCGTACGCCTCCTCCAGCAGGTACGGGGCGAGCGAGCCGTGGGTCTGCTCGGCGTCCCACGGGCAGCCGCCGGGCGAGCGCAGGCGGTCCATCACCGCGACGACGTCCAGCAGCCGCGCGCCGGGCAGGTCGTGGGTGCCGGCGAGCAGGCGGACGCCAGCCGGCTCGCCGGTCGCGTGGGCCCGCAGGTGCGTGTCGGCGGCCGCCGCCAGGCCGGGCCAGGCGCCCGCCGGCTCCAGCAGCCAAACGACCTCGGACGCGCCGGCCGCCGCGGCGAGCGCTCGCGCGGGCTCGAGCGCGCACCCGTCCGACGCCTCGCCCGGCCCGGCGAGCACCGTGACGTCGACACCCGCGGCCCGCAGCGCGGCGAGCTGGGGGTGCGCGGGATCGGCGCAGCAGACCGGGACCCGGCGAACCAGGTCCCAGGCGTCAGCGGTGAGCAGCCCGGGGGCGACCCGGGTGCTGGTCTCGAGCAGTGTTACCAGAGGTGTCACGAAGCCAGGTTAAGTTCCGGCACCGGCGTCGCCTTCGTCGCGATCGAGCCGTCGGCCGCGAGCACCGAGATGTCGTCCGCGCTCCACACGCCGAACCGCGGGTTCACCGAGACGTGGTCGGCGCGCGCGGCCGAGGCGAGGATCGGCCGCAGCTTCGCATCCCGCTGCTGGTTCATCAGCTGGCGGGCCAGGAACGGGCTCGCCTCGGCGAAACTGAGCGGCAGGGACTTCACGTTGAACTGGGTCAGCGCGCTGGTGTAGGCCGACCTGACGTCCGCGCTCGACGCAACCAGGTCCGGCGCGATCGCGTCCTCGATCTTCGACTCGAGCGCGTAGGTCCGGATGATCGTCCGCAGGTCCTCGGGGGCGAACCCGGCCGAGGCACCGGCCTGCTCGAAGGCCGCGACGCTGCCGGAACCGAAGATCGCGTACGACTGGTAGTAGGCGTCGGCCTCCTGCGGGCTGAGCGTGATGCCGCGCTTGCGCGCCTCGGTGAGGTCGAGCTGGTACTCGACGAGGCTGCCCAACGTCCGGCGCTGCAGGTCGTCCCGGGTGACCGGGGTCTGCTGCGCTGCCGCGTCGGGATATGCGGTGGTGTAGGCGGTGTACGCGGCCATGCCGCGGTCGACGATGCCGCGCACGGTTTCCGTGCCGATCGTCTTGTCGTCGACCTGCGCTGCGGCACCAACATGGCTGGTACATCCGGCCGCTGCCAGCGCGACCAGCCCGACCAGTCCGGCCATGGCACCCAGCATCCGAGCACGCTTCACGGACACAACTCCCGACGGGGTCGTCCCCCAGTGGCGAGACCAGTACAGACGCCACGTTAGTCGGAGCACATCGCGTGATGCAGCCAACCCCACCCAACATGGGGCCGACCGCGAAGCCACGCCGAGCCGCGAGGCAGCCCCTGCTCGCCCCGGCGGCCCCGGCGGCCCCGGCGGCCCCGGCGGCACGACCGCCGTGGCCCACACGGTGCCGACCTCGCGGCGATCATCCGCGACGCCGCTGGTCACCGCCGCGGCGCGTGGATACGTGCGGCGGAAATTGCTGGCGGTGCGTGCCGGAGCCTGGATTCGAGCGCCTCGGCGCCTGCCGTGCACAGTCGCCCCACAGGCCGAGCCGACCCGCCGTGGGTGGTGGTTTCCGGCGCCTCGCACGGGCCGCGAGCTCGACGCGGTCCCGCCGAGCACGGGACCCGCGGACCTTACGGGCGGTTGGTGGCGGCGTTCACGGCCGCGCTGATGGAGTCGCCGAGGATGGCGGACAGCAGGTCGGCGGCCCAGGCCAGCAGCGGCTTGTCACGCAGGGCCGGCGAGCCGATGCGGCCAGTCTGCGTGGGCACGGGGACCAGGACGGTCTTCGCGGCGGGCTTGGTGACGGCGCCCTTGTAGAGGCGCTGCAGGCGGAGCGTCTGGCTCTCCCGCAGCTCCAGTGAGCCGAACCGGATCTGCTTGCCCGCCAAGGTGATCTCCGACAGGCCGTAGCCCCGGGCGAGCACCCGCAGCGAGGCGACGGCGAACAGGTTCTCCACCACCTCGGGCAGCGGGCCGAACCGGTCGA contains the following coding sequences:
- the sppA gene encoding signal peptide peptidase SppA; this translates as METTPRHALAEIRAMAARRNAPLILELDLTVDPVEGIVDDPLTARFGRRRQTLREIVDGLRRAALDPRTRVLVAHVASCGMPIARVQEIRDAVAELRAAGKFAIAYADTFGEFGGGTVPYYLACAFDQIWLAPPGDLGLTGVASHTPFLRDALDRLGVATELGARHEYKNAVNTFLERGFTSAHLEATTRVVESSADEIIAGVVAGRRLPADRVRRLVDAGPLSAQAALRAGLVDRLGYRDEVYAAVRRRAAATDPTEPLPETSGPSANGVGGPAEAAALPPEPTPPAAVGAAAAVPPPGSASAAGSADLGGVTAASAGAGADQPAGADAAAATARTDPAAPAAEPGRTPPVGAPTAVPGASPAPAAAQDAPGRRAAPVPLYLATYRRSAARKEASPLRRAARSSGAAVASLLGPDRREARRSATVPGPTGLGELDEAVAVPADRDPGTAAVALIHGTGPVVLRRTGPPVGGRMLAADTVCAAFRAAAKDPDIAAAVFRVDSPGGSYVASDLVRREVERFRASGRPVIVSMGSVAASGGYFVALAADTIVASPSTLTGSIGVYGGKQVISGLLDKLGVAIGEVAQGEHALMMSARRPFSPGERAKLDEFLDRVYADFVGKVAIARAMSLERADELARGRVWTGADAHRHGLVDELGGLEHALRLAWTTAGLPGARPSRVRLLPHRSLVDHVRPARSSEDAAAGFGDGTGVHLAGGLVGAALGLTGPSAAPMAGGMDAALVGALEALAGGWAGVLSGGHAGGWGPLAGLAARAGLPAAGPLLMPPIGPVG
- a CDS encoding MazG family protein, yielding MTPLVTLLETSTRVAPGLLTADAWDLVRRVPVCCADPAHPQLAALRAAGVDVTVLAGPGEASDGCALEPARALAAAAGASEVVWLLEPAGAWPGLAAAADTHLRAHATGEPAGVRLLAGTHDLPGARLLDVVAVMDRLRSPGGCPWDAEQTHGSLAPYLLEEAYEAYQALEDADPVELREELGDVLMQVVFHARVAEDATDGHVDEGGGRFDVDEVANGIASKLVRRHPHVFGDVDVAGADEVVTNWEAIKKAEKGRRSVTDGVPLTQPALSLAAKLQRRARKAGLPADLVVAPVLTEGASPADLAPRSAAHPETLSGRSLAAAVASYAAAPDLDERGVGELLFAAVALAAAAGVDPEAALRARARAFRDRLAGAEESAHADGVDPADQDVAAWRARWSPTSR
- a CDS encoding SurA N-terminal domain-containing protein, producing MLGAMAGLVGLVALAAAGCTSHVGAAAQVDDKTIGTETVRGIVDRGMAAYTAYTTAYPDAAAQQTPVTRDDLQRRTLGSLVEYQLDLTEARKRGITLSPQEADAYYQSYAIFGSGSVAAFEQAGASAGFAPEDLRTIIRTYALESKIEDAIAPDLVASSADVRSAYTSALTQFNVKSLPLSFAEASPFLARQLMNQQRDAKLRPILASAARADHVSVNPRFGVWSADDISVLAADGSIATKATPVPELNLAS